A stretch of DNA from Manihot esculenta cultivar AM560-2 chromosome 7, M.esculenta_v8, whole genome shotgun sequence:
GGCTTAGGATGGCCTTTGCGGCGCTTGGAACAATTAAATTTCTTCACAGAATCATCGTCCATGTCAATAACATCAATCTCTTCAGAAAAATCACCTTCTGGTATTTGGAAAGCATCTCGGTAGTTGTCCATTGGTACCACCATTCTGTACTTGACATCAGTATCAGTCAGCTTCTTTCTAAAGAGCATTTCAAACTTCATGGCTGATTAATTAAGCTGATGAACAGATTCTTTGATCTTTCCAAGATGGTCGGTTTATTTATAGAAATAGATAATCTAGTAAGTGGGTTGTCGGGAAGCAGCAAAGGATTTGATTGGTCCACCATCATCTTTATCCAATAAAAGTTGATTTTTCAAGTCAAATCTGAATCCGGTATATTAATAGATGGAATATTCACTGAGAATTTTTCCAGACAATCAGTATAAAGTTGAATGGTAAACCCATTAATGGGTCTGAATCTCATAAGGTTGATACCttattaaataaatcattaaccgattttttttaattagaaattttaaatttaaatcaaactaTAAAtcgcttttaaaatttataagtaattattttatttttttaatcgatCTGTccgatttaaatttattataatataatgtgTTTTGAATTCaaagaatatattaaaaaaatctgaaataacatataaaaattgCACCACAACGTATTTGAAGGGCAAGATATATGCTTTATATTAAGATTTGATCATTCTATGGAGAGTAGAATACGCAAGTAGGGTCATTGAAATGATTAGTGATAAATCAAGAATGTTGACAATTTCACAACTCGACAGACAAAAAGATGGTCTCTTTTGTCTTGTTTTCTTCGGATGGCTAAGAAGAGAAAATAACATAAAGGTGTTGCTGATGTTATTCCTGAGCTTTTGTCTGGAATTTCTTGCTTTTGATATGTGGCCAACCAAATGAAACATTAGAAGGTATCAAGATTCCAAAATCACCTTTATGCTATAAATGGATATAATCAAATTGATTTATGTTCAAAGAGTGAGAGACAGTTAACAATACAgtccaaaaaattaaaaatcgataatgatttttgatgttcttgatCCGGTAAGAATGAGCTCAAGGGGGTATTTTATAAAACCTTCCTGGTTTATCTCCCTTCTGCTTTCTTTATTCATTTTTCCCTTTATCCTCTAATAATGCGTAACCGCTATTCTGTACCTGTATCTCCTGCTATAGTCATGTTTGGCTGTATGTACATATATACTATATTCTCCCGCCATAGTCACGTTTGGCCGTATGTACAGATGTACTGTATTCTTTTCCATCGttagacggccatttaattccatcCGGTGCTATATGTATACAATCTCGGATGTTACGAGTCTGTTGTCCCACGGGTTTAACAGGTTAATCGAGTCAGGCCTCTCATATGTAGGTCTAAGCCCGGTCCGATCCATTAAAGTAAGTCCTGGACTTATATGTGAAGCAGGTCTATATATTGGACCTTAATAGAATTAAGACTTGGCCTTCCAAACACGGACTCTACCATGGCCAGGGTGTCCAGGGCCCAATTACTATCAAGTGTCCTTTTACCCTCTCATTAATTATTCCATGATTAATGAGGGGTAAATCCCCAAACTCCAATTATTATTGCGTAGCTCTAGGAGAGTTCTTGTCAAAACGTCTCCTCTTTGCCTTTACTCATCTCAAACTCACGCTTTTGATTTCACTTGCTACTCTGCAAGCTGCCTCTTGCATTGCCTCTGCTatcttgccttttttttttctttgcctcTGCTATCTTGCCCTTTTTTTTCTCTGTGATTCTTGTCTTTCTAATCAGAGGTACGTCCTACTCTTCTCATGGCTTCTGCTAAAGTTTCCGATGTAGTGAGTCTGGTATCCTCTATCACCCCTTCATTCCCTTCTCATTACTTTTCTAGCGACTATTCTGACACCACCATTATAGGATTAAGGCACCCCTACCTAATGAGAGGATTGTTCTCCCCTATCCATTGCCGGCGGGTCTGATAGACACCCAGCAAAGGTGCAACCTGATCTTTTTTTGTCAAACAACGTGATTTTGGTCTGACtttcccttttacccctttctttatagAGGTATTCCATCATTTTAGGGTGACTCCTCGAATGTTGTCCCCTAATTCTATCTTGTTCATGTACTGCTTCGAGTCTATTTGTCTGTGCTGGGGTTTTGTCCTTTCTATTGAGTTGTTCTGTACTTTTTTCCATCTCGTTAGGTCTACCTATGAGTTCTATTACTTTGGTCCCTAGGCTGGGTTGTCCATATTTGCTGGGTATAAGGACTTGATAAAAGGTTGGGCCGAGGCTTTCGTCGTTGTCAAGCTAAAAGAGAGCTCGGGAAATAATTGGGATATCGACCTCTCTTGGAGGGAGGTCCTCCAGGACTGTAACGACTTTCCTAGGTTAAGCATAGTGGATCAAATCCGCCTTTTCTGACTAACTTCTATAAAGAAGAAGTATAACATCAAGAAGTGCATGTTTATGTCCAACTTACAGGACTGCTGAAAAGCTGGTATTCTCTTatggttttctttctttttatatttttcttttgttgttCCGGGCTTTAACTGAATCGATTTTTCTTTTCAGCTTCTGCTGTATTAATGGATACCATCAAACTTTCCAAGAAATTTGCCCTGTCGCAAGAGAGCATGAAGGCGACTGTGGCTGCTTTTAAGGCCAATAAAACTGTAGCTAATGTGACCCGGAAGGTCTTTCAGGCCACAAACCCTGAATTTGCAACTTGTTGCTCTACCCTACCCCTGTGCCTTCTCTAGCTTTAATGCCCGTGATAGGGGGCTCTCGCTCTACAGCGTTGAGGACGTCGGTCCCCGCTAAAGCACCGACCCTTGCCAAGACTCCTCCTACTCCCAAGGAAACTCCTAAGGAGCCCATCACGCTTAATGAGTCGACTGAGAGTAGCTCGAAAGAGGGCATCGGGACTACTCCTTTGGATGTCCCACCTATCCAAGCTGTGGGAGCTGTCATGGTCGGGGGAGGGGATACCAAGCGGGCTCAGACTTTGGAACCTGTGACCAAGTGCAGGGCTGCTAAGCGTGCTCGTACCTCAAAACCTATAAGGGCATCCCCTTCCCTTCCCGTTGATAAAGGAAAGAAGGCGGTAGAGCACCTATCATCTGCCCCGGACAACGAGCTGTTGAACACCGCTAAAGTGACTGCTGAGTCTAGCCCTGCTTCTATGGCCGAGATGCTACACAGGAGGATGTTTGGAGGGGTCTTAGATGCTTCTAATCCCCACTTTCTTACTCTCGTAAGCCATTTGGCCTATTCTACAAAGTAGCAGGTAGCCTTTGGTTCATGATCCCGGGAGGATCTTAGGGACAGTTTGAGAGAGATACTCCTCATGGTAAGCTGTTTGTCTTCTTTGAGGGTATTTCTAATCTTTTGACTTCCTTTACTTTTTTTGCTCCTTCTGgcttttttaactttattttttgctttttcGTGGCAGGCTTTGGCTGTGTTCATGAAAATTGATGCCCGAGACCAGTCCCTATAGAGCTTAATGGATCAACGCATTGCTGAGGCATGTAGGGAGGAGAATCTGGTTGCCACTAGTGAGGCCCGTGGGCACATCATTGAGTTTCGAAGGCAAATCAAGGGCCTCACCAAACAGCTGGGGGAGTCAAAGGAGGAGGTCACTAAGGCTTTCCAATGGGCTTCTGTGGCAGAGCCTCAGCGGGATGAAGCCCTTGCATAGTTGTCCGCTTTGGGGGAGAACCGTCGCCAGGGCGATGATGCCGAGGCCCAGCACGATGAGGCTTTAGCTCGTGCTGCTGTCCTTCAGCAGGAGCTCAACAAGTATGTCGAGGACCTGAGGGGCATGAATTTGGCAGCAGAGGAGCCCCATCTTCAGCAGTAACAACTCCGCCAAGAGGTCTCTACCCTAAAGGAGAAGTGTGCTTCATTGCTAAAGGATGCAAGGGCTACTGAGGATAGGGTCCAGCAGGCCTGCGAGGAGCGATTGCAGGAGCACAAGGACTCTGCGGAGTTGAAAGAGAAAGTTCggcaggcctgtgaagcgcgACTAGTGGAGTATAAGGCCTTTGCGGAGTTAAAAGAGAAAATCTGGCAGGCTTGTGAAGTGTGATTGGAGGAGTATAAGGCCTCTATGGAGTTAAAAGAAAGAATATAAAAAGAGGCCTTCTGCATGTTCGCTTCAGGCTTCAACTAGGGCATTAAAGCAGTTAGGGATGCCCCCTCTGCTCTGTTGGCTAACCTGCGAGCCCCTGAACTAGACTCTAACAGTAAGGAGGTCTACTACGAAGAGGATGGCAACCCTTTGCCTAAGAACCCTCCTCCTTTGCCCTCTGGACTGTAGGGGGGAATTCTGTAAATAATAATCCTATAAATGACTTAGTCAGCTCTACTCCCTTTCCCTTATTGCCTCTGTAACTCATTCTAATGattagtaaaattttcaatttttttgttgttttccaTATGTTTGCTTTCATTTTTCTtgtctatttaaattttatttgtattctCATACTTAGactatttttatgtatgttgcccGCGAGCTGGGCTGGGCTGGCTACTCGTTTGCTTATTTTACTTGTAAAGTGTCTAACTTATTCTGTTTTGTACTTTGTTTACCGAATGCCTTAGTGTTTCGTGCCTTCTGTTCCCTTCAAGCCTTTAGTTGGCTAGGTTTTCGTTTATTACTGTCTCTGGTTTTCTTACAGCTCTTTGCCTTAGTTCATATTGCCTCCAAATTATACTTTTTACTTACTCGTATTTTGACATTTGCGGATTCATTTCTGAAGTTAGTGACAtgccttaattttattttgattttaccTTGGCTTTACTTCTCTTTGAGCCTTAGGGGCGCTGAGCTCTTTTTTGAGGACGACATTGTGCCTTAGCTTTGTTTCCTTTTAGGTGGGCCGAGCTCTTTTGTTAGGTCGACATCAAGCCTTAGATTTGATTTTCTATGAGCCGATCTCTTTCCTGAGGTTAGAACCTGGCCTTAGTCTCATTTTTCCTTGAGTCGAGCTCTTTTACGAAGTCAGAACCAGGTCTTTGCCTTATTTTCCTGTGAATCGAGCTTCTTTGTAAGGTCAAAACCAGGCCTTTGCCTTGTTTTCCTATGAACCAAGTTCTTTTGGGAGATTGAAACCAAGCCTTAACCTTTTTTTGAGTCTTGTGTATGCCAAGGTCCTTTCTTGGAATCGACATTGTATCTCTTGGTTTAGTTTCTTTTGGATTATAGCTTTGCTGGTTTGGGCCTTCATTATTGGCCTTTATCCCCTCAATCAGTTTTGTGGTACCGACAGTCTTATTTTCGAGATAgatcacccacctcattgagcGCTTCATCTTCCcaaccgattttgtggtgccggtaGTCCATTTTCGAGActagtcacccacctcattggagtcttcatctcctcaactggttttgtggtgccggcggTCCATTTTTTAGACCGGTCACCCATCTCATTGAGGCTTTTATCTCCTCAACCAGTTTTGTGGTCCCGGTGGTCTTATTTCCGagactggtcacctacctcattgagggcttCATCTTCCTAACCGGTTTTGTTGTGACGGTGGTCTATTTCTGAGATCGGTCATCCACCTCATTGGGGTCTTCATCCCTtcaaccggttttgtggtgtcggcggtcttattttcgagaccggtcacctacctcattgagagtTTCATCTTTCTAATCGATTTTGTGGTGTTGGGGGCCCATTTTCGAGACCAGTCACTACCTCATtggggtcttcatctcctcaaccggttttgtggtgtcaACGGTCTTATTTTCAAGACCGATCACCTATCTCATTGAAGACTTCATCTTGCCAACCGATTTTTTGATGCTGGCAGTCCATTTTCGAgaccagtcacccacctcattgagaTCTTCATCATCTGCTCAGAAGTATTTTGGGAGTAGAAAAGacaattttatttaagtttAGACATAACAGTTACATTGTATATCTTTATGGAAAATAACTCTTTAGGTGTTGAATGTTCCAAGCGTGAGGTTCTGGATTTCCCCGCATATCTTCGATTCTGTATAttttgggtctgatgactttggcgattcttggcgATTCTGAATGGTCCTTCCTAGGTTAGCGCTAATTTTCCAACAGCAGCTCTCTTTCCTGTGGCTTCTAATCTTCTCAGGG
This window harbors:
- the LOC110619577 gene encoding AP2/ERF and B3 domain-containing transcription factor ARF14, translated to MKFEMLFRKKLTDTDVKYRMVVPMDNYRDAFQIPEGDFSEEIDVIDMDDDSVKKFNCSKRRKGHPKPVFCKGWISFVKEKHLVAGDEVTFYKEEDETGRIRIKVQSQKIQCLLFGVDLRDAVRNATYFRQQTK